tccgccccgCCCCATTCAGGAGATTGTGACCCACTCGGGCTACCGCTAGCTCCGGCGCTAGGATTCCTACCGAGACAGCCGTTATCGCTAGTATCCTCGCCGAGCTGGACAGGGCTGAAACTCCAGAACGAGGCTACGCGCCGGAGGTTTCGGGCTCGGGACGCCTTGCGGGCGCGTTGGAGTTTGGTGATTGATGTGATGAGGGTGTGGATGGTTGTGATGTTGGTGGTTATTTGGGTGCGGAGGAAATGGATGCTGTTGTTGTAGCGTGTGATTGATTTGATGTATTTGCTGTGCTCTTGGCTCTCGGTAATCCCGGATCCCGTGTGCTCTGCTTCGAATGGGACAATCTTGATAGGCAGTGGAGACGGACGGTAAGATCTCTCTGCACAAGTGCTCCCTGCATCAGGCTTCCGAATCTGAAGCGGCAAAGGCATAAGCCTCCCCTTTGACTCCTCCCTTGGAAGTCTAAACAACCCAACATTAACATCCTGATCAACCTGCTCATGCTCGTGAGAAATAAACggatcatcctcatcccatGCCATAGAATCATCAATGATTCTTGTAAGACTACCCACAAGCCCTCCAACCGTCGACGGACTCTCAGCTTCTGTCTCCAGGAACGAAGAATCAGGCGAGTCACCCGGCGTTGAATCGTCTACGAGCGACGTCTCATACTCGTCTATGTCTTCCATGCTTGTGCCCCTGCCATAGTCCGAAACCGTGATGGTCGATGGTAGAACCGCGCTGCAGGTCGTAAAGCAGTCTAGGGCGGAGTGCAAAAGTGAGAGTTT
This sequence is a window from Aspergillus chevalieri M1 DNA, chromosome 5, nearly complete sequence. Protein-coding genes within it:
- a CDS encoding uncharacterized protein (COG:S;~EggNog:ENOG410PY0V) produces the protein MASTRSRKLSTSIFFDKSSLPHTSEEWEVALHQVKFLYTQRQYKQCASRAETLLSFSREPIHAVHKTYLYFYSAISYEALGRAAHKYSSNKLSLLHSALDCFTTCSAVLPSTITVSDYGRGTSMEDIDEYETSLVDDSTPGDSPDSSFLETEAESPSTVGGLVGSLTRIIDDSMAWDEDDPFISHEHEQVDQDVNVGLFRLPREESKGRLMPLPLQIRKPDAGSTCAERSYRPSPLPIKIVPFEAEHTGSGITESQEHSKYIKSITRYNNSIHFLRTQITTNITTIHTLITSITKLQRARKASRARNLRRVASFWSFSPVQLGEDTSDNGCLGRNPSAGASGSPSGSQSPEWGGAEEEQEQQESKAERIARLRAEGWKTVGVRNGRRGWKGAAYYEAYCNGVLDELYLGES